In the genome of Sorangium aterium, one region contains:
- a CDS encoding sulfite exporter TauE/SafE family protein, with amino-acid sequence MDLTRAALLAGGAAVAGAINAVAGGGTLVSFPAAIAAGLPPLAANATNAVALTPASLASAWAYRRELSRDYRVLGVLFLPSLLGGVVGSALLLVTPQRVFDAAVPGLVLVATLLLLWQNLRPAKPSAKDGADPGAERFALPSRPWVVFLLQFLVSVYGGYFGAGIGIMMLALLSSFAGDVDIHRLNGIKTVLASLINGVAALAFLLAGAVDAVATPIMMAAAVIGSLAGAVVARRIEPRKVRWFVVALGLTLTVKLAWDRFGA; translated from the coding sequence GTGGATCTGACCAGAGCGGCACTCCTCGCCGGCGGCGCCGCCGTGGCCGGCGCCATCAACGCGGTGGCCGGGGGCGGCACGCTTGTGTCGTTCCCCGCTGCGATCGCGGCGGGGCTGCCCCCGCTCGCCGCGAACGCGACGAACGCCGTGGCGCTCACGCCGGCGTCGCTCGCGTCGGCGTGGGCGTACCGCCGGGAGCTCTCCCGGGACTACCGGGTCCTCGGCGTCCTGTTCCTGCCGTCGCTGCTCGGCGGCGTCGTGGGCTCGGCGCTCCTGCTCGTGACCCCGCAGCGCGTGTTCGACGCCGCGGTGCCGGGCCTCGTGCTCGTCGCGACGCTGCTCCTGCTCTGGCAGAACCTGCGCCCGGCGAAGCCCTCCGCGAAGGACGGCGCGGACCCCGGCGCGGAGCGCTTCGCGCTGCCCTCCCGGCCGTGGGTCGTGTTCCTGCTCCAGTTCCTCGTGAGCGTCTACGGCGGCTACTTCGGCGCGGGCATCGGCATCATGATGCTGGCGCTGCTCTCCTCGTTCGCGGGCGACGTGGACATCCACCGGCTGAACGGGATCAAGACGGTGCTCGCGAGCCTGATCAACGGCGTGGCGGCGCTCGCGTTCCTGCTCGCGGGCGCGGTCGACGCGGTCGCCACGCCGATCATGATGGCGGCGGCGGTGATCGGCTCGCTCGCCGGCGCCGTGGTCGCCCGCCGCATCGAGCCAAGGAAGGTGCGGTGGTTCGTCGTCGCGCTCGGCCTCACGCTCACGGTCAAGCTCGCGTGGGACCGGTTCGGCGCGTAG
- a CDS encoding glycoside hydrolase domain-containing protein — MPRSFPHLPAALLSAMACGALAPAAAGEGQPERARVWVADDGTRVRREDVGLPLSRGEGNAVFRPGEPIRLGALRAEVVAFQIVVEAGAEPVRGVTVELSALGPAAGPGAPAKAPQALQQPAQGQGTAPAGAISIRRFVEHYVEITRRSRNEQRPRESLGWSPAARPPDDLHLGFLPDALIPVELAPPWAPYPFEVGARETRAVWIDLHVPEGAIPGAYEGRVVVGSASHGELASLDLRLDVAPATLPYGAVDFIAFYDVDEVAARVGDGPAVEQQLWQLLHEHHVDGFASVQSPAEVERLRAAIDGSLFTEAHGYRGPGAGVPPAAVALGAYGGFGDPGEAALHRVEAVADLLPPAVDDVMLYAIDEQCESPRGPGWRRLIRGSRLSSRVLVGHSCGEVPPVEQDVDLVLTPANRFDSTWARAAREAGKRLWVYNGALPRTGTFMIDAPLTGLMADGWIAASHEVDRWFLWETAFWHDGNRGGRGPIDPFTVAENFHNRDGDACLGDGMLLYPGTQRGAFSSRSVGFPGVLPSMRLKSLRRGIQDAGYIALARSASPGAVDAIVKEVIPAALDEALDSAPAAWSADGAPFFRARSALRALIPAGASLDAAGARRALAEAAAARRALVPLPRAGGEADGAGQASPWPLGRWSTTARLIAAAALGAAVLALAIGLYRRGKPGRGAEGR; from the coding sequence ATGCCGCGATCCTTCCCGCACCTCCCCGCCGCGCTGCTCTCCGCCATGGCGTGCGGCGCGCTCGCTCCAGCGGCCGCCGGCGAGGGGCAGCCCGAGCGCGCGCGCGTCTGGGTGGCCGACGACGGCACGCGCGTCCGCCGGGAGGACGTCGGCCTGCCGCTCTCGCGCGGCGAAGGAAACGCGGTCTTCCGGCCCGGCGAGCCGATCCGGCTCGGCGCGCTCCGCGCGGAGGTCGTCGCCTTCCAGATCGTCGTCGAGGCCGGCGCCGAGCCCGTGCGCGGCGTCACGGTCGAGCTCTCCGCGCTCGGCCCCGCGGCCGGCCCGGGCGCGCCGGCCAAGGCGCCGCAGGCGCTGCAGCAGCCCGCGCAGGGGCAGGGAACGGCGCCCGCGGGGGCGATCTCGATCCGCCGCTTCGTCGAGCACTACGTCGAGATCACCCGGCGCTCGCGCAACGAGCAGCGCCCCCGGGAGTCGCTCGGGTGGAGCCCCGCGGCGCGGCCGCCCGACGACCTGCACCTCGGGTTCCTCCCCGACGCGCTCATCCCGGTCGAGCTCGCGCCCCCCTGGGCGCCGTACCCGTTCGAGGTCGGCGCGCGCGAGACCCGGGCGGTCTGGATCGATCTCCACGTCCCGGAGGGCGCCATCCCCGGCGCTTACGAGGGGAGGGTGGTGGTCGGATCGGCGTCGCACGGCGAGCTCGCGTCGCTCGATCTGAGGCTCGACGTCGCCCCGGCGACGCTGCCGTACGGCGCGGTCGACTTCATCGCGTTCTACGACGTCGACGAGGTCGCCGCGCGGGTCGGCGACGGGCCCGCCGTCGAGCAGCAGCTCTGGCAGCTGCTGCACGAGCACCACGTCGACGGCTTCGCGTCGGTCCAGAGCCCCGCCGAGGTCGAGCGGCTGCGCGCGGCGATCGACGGCTCGCTCTTCACGGAGGCCCACGGCTACCGGGGGCCGGGCGCGGGCGTGCCGCCCGCGGCGGTGGCGCTCGGCGCCTATGGCGGCTTCGGCGATCCCGGTGAAGCGGCCCTCCACCGCGTCGAGGCGGTCGCGGATCTCCTCCCGCCGGCGGTGGACGACGTGATGCTCTACGCGATCGACGAGCAGTGCGAGAGCCCCCGCGGGCCCGGCTGGCGCAGGCTGATCCGCGGCTCGCGCCTGTCGTCGCGCGTCCTCGTGGGGCACTCGTGCGGCGAGGTCCCTCCGGTGGAGCAGGACGTCGACCTCGTGCTCACGCCGGCGAACCGCTTCGACTCCACGTGGGCGCGGGCCGCGCGCGAGGCGGGCAAGCGGCTCTGGGTGTACAACGGCGCGCTGCCGCGGACCGGCACGTTCATGATCGACGCGCCGCTCACCGGGCTCATGGCCGACGGCTGGATCGCGGCCTCCCACGAGGTGGACCGCTGGTTCCTGTGGGAGACGGCGTTCTGGCACGACGGCAACCGCGGCGGCCGAGGGCCCATCGACCCGTTCACGGTCGCCGAGAACTTCCACAACCGCGACGGCGACGCGTGCCTCGGCGACGGCATGCTGCTCTATCCCGGGACGCAGCGGGGCGCGTTCTCCTCCCGATCCGTCGGCTTTCCCGGCGTGCTCCCCTCGATGCGCCTGAAGAGCCTTCGCCGCGGGATCCAGGACGCCGGCTACATCGCGCTCGCGAGGTCGGCGTCGCCCGGCGCGGTGGACGCGATCGTCAAGGAGGTGATCCCGGCCGCGCTCGACGAGGCGCTCGACAGCGCCCCCGCCGCGTGGAGCGCCGACGGCGCCCCCTTCTTCAGGGCGCGCTCCGCGCTGCGCGCCTTGATCCCGGCCGGCGCCTCGCTCGACGCCGCCGGCGCCCGCCGCGCGCTCGCCGAGGCGGCGGCGGCGCGCCGCGCGCTCGTCCCGCTCCCCCGCGCGGGCGGCGAGGCAGACGGCGCGGGACAGGCCAGCCCCTGGCCGCTCGGCCGGTGGAGCACGACGGCGCGGCTCATCGCCGCCGCCGCGCTGGGCGCCGCCGTGCTCGCGCTGGCCATCGGGCTCTACCGCCGTGGGAAGCCAGGGCGGGGGGCCGAGGGGCGCTGA
- a CDS encoding S41 family peptidase, producing the protein MLPANNKCTGMSAGYPDVCLSPAFGPFPFPNFDPNAVKFPFSFNVWFSMGPALSLLARAILTMGDWLGTLHWTFMGTGQYTFGNVRVFVNYAPATSLLSPRSGNNYNCFIGVQVLPSVTNVFITYNAGTAGGERPAGAPMLADLDALVASLHPCGGASPVESVQLEPGVGYVKIRTFSLDVPARVHTAVRALEAEGLETLVLDLRDNPGGELTAFLELAGDFLEPGSVLGRAIDADGDEIAYRSSHRDPCRVPLWILVNGGTASAAELFAGCLQWHGRAVVAGERTYGKGTALKVAADPEDRAPVLAPAARMVLPGGEPIHGTGIRPDVELGGNEGPDRGGERRSLMDLIAGAKA; encoded by the coding sequence ATGCTCCCTGCAAACAACAAGTGTACCGGCATGAGCGCCGGCTACCCCGACGTGTGCCTGTCGCCTGCGTTCGGCCCGTTCCCGTTCCCCAATTTCGACCCGAACGCGGTGAAATTCCCGTTCTCGTTCAACGTGTGGTTCTCGATGGGGCCTGCGCTGAGCCTCCTGGCGCGCGCGATCCTCACGATGGGCGACTGGCTGGGCACGCTGCACTGGACCTTCATGGGAACAGGCCAGTACACGTTCGGCAACGTGCGGGTCTTCGTCAACTATGCCCCCGCCACATCGCTGCTCTCTCCGAGGTCCGGCAACAATTACAACTGCTTCATCGGCGTCCAGGTGTTGCCGAGCGTGACCAACGTCTTCATCACGTACAACGCGGGCACCGCCGGGGGCGAGCGGCCCGCCGGCGCCCCGATGCTGGCCGATCTGGACGCGCTGGTCGCGTCGCTCCACCCGTGCGGCGGCGCGTCGCCCGTCGAGAGCGTCCAGCTCGAGCCGGGGGTCGGGTACGTGAAGATCCGCACCTTCTCGCTGGACGTGCCCGCCCGGGTCCACACGGCGGTGAGGGCGCTCGAGGCCGAAGGGCTGGAGACGCTCGTGCTGGATCTGCGGGACAACCCCGGTGGGGAGCTGACGGCCTTTCTCGAGCTCGCGGGCGACTTCCTGGAGCCGGGGAGCGTCCTCGGGAGGGCGATCGACGCGGACGGCGACGAGATCGCGTACCGGTCGAGCCACCGCGATCCGTGCCGTGTGCCGCTGTGGATCCTGGTGAATGGCGGGACGGCGTCGGCGGCGGAGCTCTTCGCCGGCTGCCTCCAGTGGCACGGGAGGGCGGTGGTGGCGGGCGAGCGCACGTACGGAAAGGGGACGGCGCTGAAGGTCGCGGCGGATCCGGAGGATCGCGCGCCGGTGCTCGCGCCGGCCGCGAGGATGGTCCTGCCGGGCGGAGAGCCGATCCACGGGACGGGGATCCGGCCGGACGTCGAGCTGGGGGGGAATGAAGGGCCCGATCGAGGCGGGGAGCGGCGATCGCTGATGGACTTGATCGCCGGCGCGAAGGCCTGA
- a CDS encoding DUF3540 domain-containing protein, translating into MSMGAMKESDRAAAVRVDAPAGEEHAPRAHGAHGPRGADVLRIGLPRDGASAADGAGQEGAAALPREYLGPGRVTAAEGGAIAVELPGGQPVAVEMALALPYEPAVGDTLLVIGREERYYAIGVLHGAGRTVLSLQGDVAVHARDGELSLSGDKGVSIRGPELEVQAGKIRMVADAVVQRFTSMVQRVSALLSVQASESHTVVEKTAFTKAKNATILTEETVTVNGKQILLG; encoded by the coding sequence ATGTCGATGGGAGCCATGAAGGAGAGCGATCGCGCGGCGGCCGTGCGGGTGGATGCGCCGGCGGGCGAGGAGCATGCGCCTCGGGCGCACGGCGCGCACGGCCCGCGCGGCGCGGACGTGCTGCGGATCGGCCTCCCGCGGGACGGGGCCTCGGCGGCTGACGGCGCCGGGCAGGAGGGCGCCGCGGCGCTCCCGAGGGAGTACCTGGGCCCGGGCCGGGTCACGGCGGCGGAGGGGGGCGCGATCGCGGTGGAGCTGCCGGGCGGCCAGCCGGTCGCCGTCGAGATGGCGCTCGCGCTGCCCTACGAGCCCGCCGTGGGCGACACGCTGCTCGTCATCGGCAGGGAGGAGCGCTACTACGCCATCGGCGTGCTCCACGGCGCGGGTCGGACGGTGCTGTCGCTCCAGGGGGACGTGGCGGTGCACGCGAGGGACGGAGAGCTCTCGCTGTCCGGGGACAAGGGCGTCTCGATCCGAGGGCCGGAGCTCGAGGTGCAGGCGGGCAAGATCCGGATGGTGGCCGACGCCGTGGTCCAGAGGTTCACCTCGATGGTCCAGCGGGTGAGCGCGCTGCTGAGCGTTCAAGCGAGCGAGTCGCACACGGTCGTGGAGAAGACGGCGTTCACGAAGGCGAAGAACGCGACGATCCTGACCGAGGAGACGGTCACGGTGAACGGCAAGCAGATCCTCTTGGGATAG
- a CDS encoding pentapeptide repeat-containing protein, whose product MTPDELRALLQAGEALEGRTLGDMDLRGADLRKARLRGVKLGRVQLEGADLSGADLRGIKMAWCALRGADLSGADLQGAAIAQSDLSGANLAGANLTGASLVRGQLTGANLRGARLQEANLAESKLAGAELSGATLKGTRLDLADLSGAALDGATVSQSSFTRADLSGASLSQARIESSSFAEANLTRADMSGAELDTVVFLKADLREAVLPKKLTKAVFDGARLGRLDLSGADLAGAALEGMDFSGVSFENANLTLSSLQGTDLRGASFRGATLDQTVLAGCDLTGADFRGATVRSCMLYRARLPGVDLSGKDLEMVVFKEADLSGANLSGSRLVRCVLEGANLTGANLTRALVSQTTLRTAVVEGITFEKAIFDCVDFSGVDLTRVSLSGLTISRCFFALGNLSGMDLSGCNLSNCDFTSCNLERTRLDGAILANANFKGANLRQASLAGAMAKAAFFGEGVLAGAGLTQAMLRNAIFVKADLSGANLAGADIRETVMHEVRAADALFVGVKAHHADLSHADISGADFTGADLHWANLHHVRDEKTRYLDANLATARRTDVDRLEAEAWMPPERRSQ is encoded by the coding sequence ATGACCCCGGACGAGCTGAGGGCGCTGCTCCAGGCGGGCGAGGCGCTCGAGGGCAGGACGCTCGGCGACATGGATCTGCGGGGGGCCGATCTCCGCAAGGCGCGGCTGCGCGGCGTGAAGCTCGGGCGGGTGCAGCTGGAGGGCGCGGACCTCTCGGGGGCCGATCTCCGCGGCATCAAGATGGCCTGGTGCGCGCTCCGCGGCGCGGACCTGTCGGGCGCCGATCTCCAGGGAGCGGCCATCGCCCAGAGCGACCTCTCGGGCGCGAACCTCGCCGGGGCGAACCTCACGGGGGCGAGCCTGGTCCGCGGGCAGCTGACCGGGGCGAACCTGCGCGGCGCGCGGCTCCAGGAGGCGAACCTGGCCGAGTCGAAGCTCGCGGGGGCGGAGCTGTCCGGGGCGACCCTGAAGGGCACGCGGCTCGACCTGGCCGACCTGTCGGGCGCGGCGCTCGACGGCGCGACCGTCTCGCAGTCGTCGTTCACGCGGGCGGATCTCTCGGGCGCCTCGCTGTCGCAGGCGCGGATCGAGAGCTCGTCGTTCGCCGAGGCGAACCTGACGCGGGCCGATATGTCGGGCGCAGAGCTCGATACGGTGGTGTTCCTGAAGGCCGATCTCCGGGAGGCCGTGCTCCCGAAGAAGCTCACGAAGGCGGTGTTCGACGGCGCGCGCCTCGGCCGGCTCGACCTCTCCGGGGCGGACCTCGCGGGCGCGGCGCTGGAGGGGATGGACTTCTCCGGGGTGAGCTTCGAGAACGCGAACCTCACGCTGTCCTCGCTCCAGGGCACGGACCTTCGGGGCGCGAGCTTCCGGGGCGCGACGCTCGACCAGACGGTGCTCGCGGGCTGCGACCTCACCGGCGCGGACTTCCGGGGCGCGACGGTGAGGTCGTGCATGCTGTACCGGGCGCGGCTGCCGGGCGTGGATCTCTCGGGCAAGGACCTCGAGATGGTGGTCTTCAAGGAGGCCGATCTCTCGGGCGCGAACCTGTCCGGGTCGCGGCTCGTGCGCTGCGTGCTGGAGGGCGCCAACCTGACGGGCGCGAACCTGACGCGCGCGCTCGTCTCGCAGACCACGCTGCGGACGGCGGTCGTGGAGGGCATCACCTTCGAGAAGGCGATCTTCGACTGCGTGGACTTCTCCGGCGTGGACCTGACGCGGGTGTCGCTCTCCGGGCTGACCATCTCGCGGTGCTTCTTCGCGCTCGGGAACCTCTCGGGGATGGACCTCTCCGGGTGCAACCTGTCGAACTGCGACTTCACCTCGTGCAACCTGGAGCGGACGCGCCTCGACGGCGCCATCCTGGCGAACGCGAACTTCAAGGGGGCGAACCTGCGGCAGGCCTCGCTGGCGGGCGCGATGGCGAAGGCCGCCTTCTTCGGCGAGGGCGTGCTCGCCGGCGCCGGGCTGACGCAGGCGATGCTCCGCAATGCGATCTTCGTGAAGGCCGATCTCTCGGGGGCGAACCTCGCGGGGGCCGACATCCGGGAGACGGTGATGCACGAGGTCCGCGCGGCCGACGCGCTGTTTGTGGGGGTCAAGGCGCACCACGCCGATCTCTCCCACGCGGACATCTCGGGCGCCGACTTCACCGGCGCGGACCTGCACTGGGCGAACCTGCACCACGTCCGCGACGAGAAGACACGTTATCTCGACGCCAACCTCGCCACGGCGAGGCGCACGGACGTGGATCGCCTGGAGGCCGAAGCATGGATGCCGCCCGAGCGGCGCTCGCAATGA